One genomic window of Euleptes europaea isolate rEulEur1 chromosome 8, rEulEur1.hap1, whole genome shotgun sequence includes the following:
- the SLC25A32 gene encoding mitochondrial folate transporter/carrier, which yields MTITAAVPGAPAPACKVAGAAPVPTSAPPAARSLFRHVRFENLVAGLSGGVISTLVLHPLDLVKIRFAVSDGLELRPKYNGIFHCLSTVWKHEGLRGLYQGVTPNVWGAGASWGLYFFFYNAIKSYKTEDKLESLGATEHLVSAAEAGAITLCITNPIWVTKTRLVLQYEAGVDPSKRQYKGMVDALIKIYKCEGIRGLYKGFVPGLFGTSHGALQFMAYEEFKSKYNKHWNRPPDSKLSTLEYIAMAALSKIFAVSATYPYQVVRARLQDQHNRYSGVVDVIRRTWRKEGVHGFYKGIVPNVLRVTPACCITFVVYEKVSQLLLGFKNSS from the exons ATGACGATCACTGCCGCCGTGCCGGGCGCTCCGGCGCCGGCATGTAAGGTGGCGGGGGCCGCGCCTGTCCCCACTTCGGCGCCTCCCGCTGCGCGGTCCCTCTTCCGGCACGTGCGTTTCGAGAACTTGGTGGCCGGACTGAGCGGCGGCGTCATCTCCACGCTGGTGCTGCATCCGCTGGACCTGGTGAAGATCCGCTTCGCAG TGAGTGATGGCTTGGAACTCAGACCAAAATACAATGGAATTTTCCACTGCTTGTCAACCGTCTGGAAACATGAAGGATTGCGTGGTCTGTACCAAGGGGTAACTCCAAACGTGTGGGGAGCAGGTGCATCTTGGGGCCTGTACTTTTTCTT CTATAATGCCATTAAATCTTACAAGACAGAGGATAAGCTGGAAAGCCTAGGGGCCACTGAACACCTAGTGTCAGCTGCTGAGGCAG GAGCAATAACCCTCTGTATTACAAACCCAATTTGGGTGACGAAAACGCGGCTTGTGTTACAATATGAAGCTGGTGTTGATCCATCAAAGAGGCAGTACAAGGGGATGGTAGATGCCCTTATAAAAATATACAAGTGTGAAGGTATACGTGGCTTATACAAG GGATTTGTACCTGGCCTGTTTGGAACAAGTCATGGAGCACTGCAGTTCATGGCATATGAAGAATTTAAGTCAAAATATAATAAGCATTGGAACAGACCACCAGATTCGAAACTG AGCACTTTAGAGTATATTGCTATGGCAGCATTGTCAAAAATCTTTGCAGTTTCAGCAACATATCCATATCAGGTTGTGAGGGCACGTCTCCAGGATCAGCACAACAGATACTCAGGAGTAGTAGATGTAATACGGAGAACATGGAG GAAAGAAGGAGTTCATGGATTTTACAAAGGAATTGTACCTAATGTCCTCAGAGTAACGCCCGCATGTTGTATTACGTTTGTTGTGTATGAAAAAGTATCCCAGTTACTGCTTGGCTTTAAAAATAGCAGCTGA
- the CTHRC1 gene encoding collagen triple helix repeat-containing protein 1, whose translation MERLSPAALLLLLLLAAKPAPGASESPKAKAKALRQREVVDVYNGMCLQGPNGVPGRDGNPGVNGIPGTPGIPGRDGLKGEKGECMRERFEESWTPNYKQCSWSALNYGIDLGKIAECTFTKMRTNSALRVLFSGSLRLKCRNACCQRWYFTFNGAECSGPLPIEAIIYLDQGSPELNSTINIHRTSSVEGLCEGISAGLVDVAIWVGTCSDYPRGDASTGWNSVSRIIIEELPK comes from the exons ATGGAGCGCCTCTCGCCCGCCgcgctcctcctgctgctcctgctggccGCGAAGCCCGCGCCCGGCGCCTCGGAGAGCCCCAAAGCCAAGGCCAAAGCCCTGCGCCAGAGGGAGGTGGTGGACGTG taTAATGGGATGTGTTTGCAAGGACCTAATGGTGTTCCTGGAAGAGATGGAAATCCTGGAGTCAACGGTATCCCTGGGACACCTGGTATCCCTGGTCGAGATGGGcttaaaggagaaaaaggagaatgTATGCGAGAGAGATTTGAAGAATCCTGGACTCCCAACTATAAACAGTGTTCTTGGAGCGCTCTGAACTATGGCATAGACCTTGGAAAAATTGCA GAATGTACATTCACAAAGATGCGCACTAACAGTGCTTTAAGAGTTCTCTTCAGTGGATCACTTCGACTCAAATGCAGAAATGCCTGTTGCCAACGCTGGTATTTTACGTTTAATGGAGCTGAGTGTTCTGGACCACTTCCTATTGAGGCTATAATTTATTTagatcaaggaagtccagaattAAATTCCACTATTAATATACACCGCACTTCTTCAG TGGAAGGATTATGTGAAGGAATTAGTGCTGGCTTGGTGGATGTTGCCATTTGGGTTGGCACTTGCTCAGACTACCCAAGAGGAGATGCTTCAACTGGATGGAACTCAGTTTCCCGCATCATTATAGAAGAATTACCAAAATAG